From a single Oreochromis niloticus isolate F11D_XX linkage group LG4, O_niloticus_UMD_NMBU, whole genome shotgun sequence genomic region:
- the pvalb6 gene encoding parvalbumin 6, translating into MAMSSILNTDDIKKALDAFAVADSFDHKKFFEMVGLKSKSADDVKKVFTVLDADNSGFIEEEELKFVLKGFAKDGRDLTDKETKAFLKAADKDGDGKIGVDEFTALVKE; encoded by the exons ATGGCAATGAGCAGCATCCTCAACACCGATGACATCAAGAAAGCTCTAGATGCATTTGCAG TTGCTGATTCTTTTGACCATAAGAAGTTTTTTGAGATGGTGGGTCTGAAGTCCAAGTCTGCCGACGATGTGAAGAAGGTCTTCACGGTGCTGGACGCGGACAACAGCGGCTTCATAGAGGAGGAAGAACTCAA ATTCGTCCTGAAGGGCTTTGCCAAAGATGGCAGGGACCTGacagacaaagaaaccaaagcatttttaaaagcagctgaCAAGGATGGAGACGGCAAGATTGGAGTCGATG AATTTACTGCCCTTGTGAAAGAATAA